A single window of Pseudomonas benzenivorans DNA harbors:
- a CDS encoding DUF1820 family protein has translation MSKREPIYKIIFLNQGQVYEMYAKQIFQSDLWGFLEVEEFVFGERTQVVVDPSEEKLKAQFDGVVRSFVPMHAIIRIDEVERLGTPKISEAKGGGNIMPFPMPMPDK, from the coding sequence ATGAGCAAGCGCGAGCCTATCTACAAGATCATTTTCCTCAACCAGGGTCAGGTCTACGAGATGTATGCCAAGCAGATCTTCCAGAGTGATCTGTGGGGCTTTCTCGAGGTCGAGGAGTTCGTCTTCGGCGAGCGCACGCAGGTCGTAGTCGACCCCAGCGAGGAAAAGCTCAAGGCGCAGTTCGATGGCGTGGTGCGCAGCTTTGTGCCGATGCACGCGATCATCCGCATCGACGAGGTGGAGCGCCTGGGCACGCCGAAGATCAGCGAGGCCAAGGGTGGCGGCAATATCATGCCGTTCCCCATGCCGATGCCCGACAAGTAA
- a CDS encoding tetratricopeptide repeat protein → MNCTGRTLTLGCLLLLLPLLACAGGNSLLIPATGSCSLNTAPADLPDALAACQQAARNGDAQAEFELGEFYYDGQRSPRDLAQALNWFEQASLQGHAEAQYRLGMMFFRGEGVPANNVQAYIVLKMAAVNGSDDAMDSADLVSEQMQSEELEIASQVLGQIFRNYLMELQTAESPSPFAPLP, encoded by the coding sequence ATGAACTGCACCGGCCGCACCCTGACCCTGGGCTGCCTGTTGCTTCTTTTGCCGCTGCTGGCCTGCGCCGGCGGCAACTCGCTCCTGATTCCCGCAACCGGGAGCTGCTCGCTGAACACCGCCCCGGCGGACCTGCCGGATGCCCTGGCCGCCTGCCAGCAGGCGGCGCGCAACGGCGACGCCCAGGCCGAGTTCGAACTGGGTGAGTTCTATTACGACGGCCAGCGCTCGCCACGCGACCTTGCCCAAGCCCTGAACTGGTTCGAGCAGGCCTCATTGCAGGGCCACGCCGAAGCGCAATACCGCCTGGGGATGATGTTCTTCCGCGGTGAAGGGGTGCCGGCGAACAACGTGCAGGCCTACATCGTGCTGAAAATGGCGGCGGTTAACGGCTCGGACGACGCCATGGACAGCGCCGACCTGGTATCCGAGCAGATGCAGAGCGAAGAACTGGAAATCGCCAGCCAGGTGCTGGGGCAGATATTCCGCAATTACCTGATGGAACTGCAGACCGCCGAGAGCCCGTCGCCGTTCGCCCCCCTGCCTTAG
- the hemL gene encoding glutamate-1-semialdehyde 2,1-aminomutase has protein sequence MSRSEILFTNAQKHIPGGVNSPVRAFKSVGGTPLFFKHAAGAYVTDEDDKRYVDYVGSWGPMILGHSHPDVLDAVRRQLEHGLSFGAPTAMETEMAELVCSLVPSMEMVRMVSSGTEATMSAIRLARGFTGRDSIIKFEGCYHGHSDSLLVKAGSGALTQGVPSSAGVPAAFAKHTLTLPFNDLKAVERMLGEVGQEVACIIVEPVAGNMNCVPPAPGFLEGLREQCDKHGVVLIFDEVMTGFRVALGGAQAHYGVTPDLSTFGKIIGGGMPVGCFGGKRAIMDCIAPLGPVYQAGTLSGNPLAMAAGLTTLKLISRPGFHTELSDYTSRMLQGLQDRADAAGIPFVTTQAGGMFGLYFSGADAIVTFDDVMASDTARFKRFFHLMLEGGVYLAPSAFEAGFTSIAHGEAELQITLDAAERAFARLKDA, from the coding sequence ATGTCCCGTTCCGAAATCTTGTTCACCAACGCGCAGAAGCACATCCCGGGCGGGGTCAACTCGCCGGTACGCGCCTTCAAGAGCGTCGGCGGCACCCCACTGTTCTTCAAGCACGCCGCCGGCGCCTATGTTACCGACGAGGACGACAAGCGCTATGTCGACTACGTCGGTTCCTGGGGGCCGATGATCCTCGGCCACAGCCATCCTGATGTGCTCGATGCGGTGCGCCGGCAATTGGAACACGGCCTGTCGTTCGGCGCGCCGACCGCGATGGAAACCGAGATGGCCGAACTGGTGTGCAGCCTGGTGCCGTCCATGGAAATGGTGCGCATGGTCAGTTCCGGCACCGAAGCGACCATGAGCGCCATCCGCCTGGCCCGCGGTTTCACCGGGCGCGACAGCATCATCAAGTTCGAAGGCTGCTACCACGGCCACTCCGACAGCCTGCTGGTCAAGGCCGGCTCCGGCGCCCTGACCCAGGGTGTGCCGAGCTCGGCCGGGGTACCGGCGGCCTTCGCCAAGCACACCCTGACCCTGCCGTTCAATGACCTCAAGGCTGTCGAGCGGATGCTCGGCGAGGTTGGCCAGGAGGTGGCGTGCATCATCGTCGAGCCGGTGGCCGGCAACATGAACTGCGTGCCGCCGGCGCCCGGCTTCCTCGAGGGCCTGCGCGAGCAGTGCGACAAACATGGCGTGGTGCTGATCTTCGACGAGGTGATGACCGGCTTCCGCGTCGCCCTCGGTGGCGCCCAGGCGCACTACGGCGTGACCCCGGACCTGTCCACCTTCGGCAAGATCATCGGTGGAGGCATGCCGGTCGGCTGCTTCGGCGGCAAGCGCGCGATCATGGACTGCATCGCCCCCCTGGGCCCGGTCTACCAGGCCGGCACCCTGTCGGGCAACCCGCTGGCCATGGCCGCCGGCCTGACCACCCTGAAGCTGATCAGCCGCCCCGGCTTTCACACCGAGCTGAGCGACTACACCAGTCGCATGCTGCAGGGCTTGCAGGACCGCGCCGATGCCGCCGGCATCCCCTTCGTCACCACCCAGGCCGGCGGCATGTTCGGCCTGTACTTCAGCGGCGCCGACGCCATCGTCACCTTCGACGACGTGATGGCCAGCGACACCGCGCGCTTCAAGCGCTTCTTCCACCTGATGCTGGAGGGCGGGGTCTATCTGGCGCCGAGCGCGTTCGAGGCCGGCTTCACCTCCATCGCCCACGGCGAGGCCGAACTGCAGATCACCCTGGATGCCGCCGAGCGCGCCTTCGCCCGCCTGAAAGACGCCTGA
- the thiE gene encoding thiamine phosphate synthase has product MTLSGLYAITDSQLLAGGKLLPYVEAALNGGARLLQYRDKSTDDGRHQREAESLLELCQRYGATLIINDDAELAARLGVGVHLGQGDGSLAAARALLGGGAVIGGTCHARFELAEQAAKEGASYVAFGRFFESHTKPGTPTATVELLDQARQHLQLPVVAIGGVTLDSAPRLIEHGASMIAVIHALFAADSAAEVERRARAFSTLFAHH; this is encoded by the coding sequence ATGACCCTGAGTGGCCTCTACGCCATCACCGACAGCCAGTTGCTGGCCGGCGGCAAGCTGCTGCCCTATGTCGAAGCCGCCCTGAACGGCGGCGCCCGGCTGCTGCAGTATCGTGACAAGTCGACCGACGACGGTCGCCACCAGCGCGAAGCCGAATCCCTGCTTGAGCTGTGCCAGCGCTACGGCGCGACGCTGATCATCAACGACGACGCCGAACTGGCCGCGCGCCTCGGCGTCGGCGTACACCTCGGCCAGGGCGACGGCTCCCTGGCGGCCGCCCGCGCCCTGCTCGGCGGCGGGGCAGTCATCGGCGGCACCTGCCACGCCCGCTTCGAGCTGGCCGAGCAGGCCGCCAAGGAAGGCGCCAGCTACGTCGCCTTCGGCCGCTTCTTCGAGTCCCATACCAAGCCGGGCACGCCGACGGCCACGGTCGAACTGCTGGACCAGGCCAGGCAACACCTGCAGCTGCCGGTGGTCGCCATCGGCGGCGTGACCCTGGACAGCGCGCCCCGGCTGATCGAACACGGCGCCAGCATGATTGCGGTGATTCACGCCCTGTTCGCCGCCGACTCGGCCGCCGAGGTCGAGCGCCGCGCCCGTGCCTTCAGCACCCTGTTCGCCCACCACTGA
- a CDS encoding hydroxymethylpyrimidine/phosphomethylpyrimidine kinase: MKTPTSRPVVLCLSGHDPSGGAGLQADIEALLAQGCHAAPTVTALTVQDTVDVADFRVLDRDWVLAQARAVLADLPVAAIKLGMLGSVEMVDTVLQLRQQLPDVPLVCDPVLRAGGGGALGKDEVGYAMRERLFPVSSIATPNLPEARILAELPEGSADQCAEKLLPYIRHLLITGGHGDEQQVHNRLYSRDGSHHTFTCQRLPGSYHGSGCTLASALTGRLALGEELVSAVRSALDYTWRTLRDAEQPGHGQYIPRRLPLDLY; the protein is encoded by the coding sequence ATGAAAACACCCACTTCCCGCCCCGTAGTGCTCTGCCTGTCCGGCCACGACCCCAGTGGTGGTGCCGGCCTGCAAGCCGATATCGAAGCCCTGCTCGCGCAAGGCTGCCACGCCGCCCCCACCGTGACCGCGCTCACCGTGCAGGACACAGTCGATGTCGCCGACTTCCGCGTGCTCGACCGCGACTGGGTACTGGCCCAGGCCCGCGCCGTGCTCGCCGACCTGCCGGTGGCCGCGATCAAGCTGGGCATGCTCGGCTCGGTGGAGATGGTCGACACCGTGTTGCAACTGCGCCAGCAGCTGCCGGACGTGCCGCTGGTCTGCGACCCCGTGCTGCGGGCCGGCGGCGGTGGCGCCCTGGGCAAGGACGAGGTCGGCTACGCCATGCGCGAGCGGCTGTTCCCGGTGTCCAGCATCGCCACACCGAACCTGCCGGAGGCGCGCATCCTCGCCGAACTGCCGGAAGGCAGCGCCGACCAGTGTGCGGAAAAGCTGCTGCCCTATATCCGCCACCTGCTGATTACCGGCGGTCACGGCGACGAGCAGCAAGTGCACAATCGCCTGTACAGCCGCGACGGCAGCCACCACACCTTTACCTGCCAGCGCCTGCCCGGCAGCTACCACGGCTCCGGCTGCACCCTGGCCAGCGCCCTGACCGGACGCCTGGCCCTGGGCGAGGAGCTGGTCAGCGCCGTGCGCTCGGCCCTGGACTACACCTGGCGCACCCTGCGCGACGCCGAGCAACCCGGCCACGGTCAGTACATTCCCCGCCGCCTGCCGCTGGACCTTTACTGA
- a CDS encoding hybrid sensor histidine kinase/response regulator: MRYILILLFGLWPLLAGAVTFDERTRALPLGEAIDVFEDVRGDASIADITSLALQGSFRRHDKAVLNAGYSHSVFWLRLDLEYLPTSAEGRRSWLLELAYPPLDRLELYLDDGRGGFRLAERTGDALPFSNRQIKQNNYLFELDFQPNQARRIYLRLQSQGSIQAPLTLWSPTAYMEEQPGRIYVLGIIYGVLLGMLVYNLFIYLSVRDTSYLYYILYIASFGLYQVSVNGAGIEYFWPDSPWWANAATPFLVGATGLFGCQFARSFLHTGEHSPWVDRGLLLLMAAGGAVMVLALTASYALSLRLATYLALAFSVQIFAAGIIAWLRGLRVARYFIIAWTAFLAGGVINTLMVLGYLPNVFLTMYASQIGSALEVGLLSLALADRINAMKEERNRILQDSSHKLEALNQELANSNRLKDEFLATVTHELRTPMNGVIGSLELMQTLKLDTELAQYQQTAAGSARDMMRMVNDILALTELQAGKLYPRREPFSLRGLFDGLLAQYAPRAEDKGLRFTLELDESLPDTLEGDAGKLGQSLGYLLDNAIKFTAAGEVSLRVGRGAEPGEGLPLSIEVRDTGVGFGESQDATLYQSFQQLDGSMTREYGGLGIGLAICRQLVELLGGRLRHESQPGLGSRFRLDLELALPVQRAAQASPLRRLNAQAVRRPEQCTVLVVEDNAINQLVTRGMLLKLGYRVRTADNGAEALEVLRRETVDALLLDCQMPVMDGFATCRALRALPGCAELPVLAITAHSHSGDRERCLAAGMNDYLAKPVKFEALRLLLHEWVLSRRPESEAEAASRAQSS, from the coding sequence ATGCGTTACATCCTGATCCTTCTGTTCGGCCTGTGGCCGCTATTGGCCGGCGCGGTGACGTTCGACGAGCGTACCCGCGCCTTGCCGCTCGGCGAGGCCATTGATGTATTCGAGGACGTGCGCGGCGATGCGAGCATTGCCGACATCACCTCGCTAGCGCTGCAGGGCAGTTTCCGCCGCCACGACAAGGCGGTGCTGAACGCCGGTTACTCGCACTCGGTGTTCTGGTTGCGCCTGGACCTGGAGTATCTGCCAACGAGCGCCGAGGGGCGGCGGTCCTGGTTGCTGGAGCTGGCCTACCCGCCGCTGGACCGCCTGGAACTCTATCTGGACGACGGCCGAGGCGGTTTCCGCCTGGCCGAGCGCACGGGCGATGCCCTGCCGTTCAGCAACCGGCAGATCAAGCAGAACAATTACCTGTTCGAACTCGACTTTCAGCCGAATCAGGCGCGGCGCATCTACCTGCGCCTGCAGAGCCAGGGGTCCATCCAGGCGCCGCTGACCCTCTGGTCGCCGACGGCGTACATGGAAGAGCAGCCGGGGCGCATCTATGTGCTCGGGATCATCTACGGCGTGCTGCTGGGGATGTTGGTTTACAACCTGTTCATCTACCTGAGCGTGCGCGACACCAGCTACCTGTATTACATCCTCTATATCGCCTCGTTCGGCCTCTACCAGGTCTCGGTGAACGGTGCCGGCATCGAGTACTTCTGGCCCGACAGCCCCTGGTGGGCGAACGCCGCCACGCCCTTCCTGGTCGGCGCGACGGGGCTGTTCGGTTGTCAGTTCGCCCGCAGTTTTCTGCACACCGGCGAGCACAGTCCCTGGGTCGACCGCGGCCTGTTGTTGCTGATGGCCGCCGGGGGCGCGGTGATGGTGCTGGCGCTGACCGCCAGTTACGCGCTGTCGCTGCGCCTGGCGACCTATCTGGCACTGGCGTTCAGCGTGCAGATTTTCGCCGCCGGGATCATTGCCTGGCTGCGCGGTCTGCGCGTGGCGCGCTACTTCATCATCGCCTGGACCGCGTTCCTGGCGGGCGGGGTGATCAACACCCTGATGGTGCTCGGCTATCTGCCCAACGTGTTCCTGACCATGTACGCCAGCCAGATCGGCTCGGCCCTCGAGGTCGGCCTGCTGTCCCTGGCCCTGGCCGACCGCATCAACGCGATGAAGGAGGAGCGCAACCGCATCCTCCAGGACAGCAGCCACAAGCTGGAGGCGCTCAACCAGGAACTGGCCAACAGCAACCGCTTGAAGGATGAGTTCCTCGCCACCGTCACCCATGAGCTGCGCACCCCGATGAACGGGGTGATCGGTTCCCTGGAACTGATGCAGACGCTCAAGCTGGACACCGAGCTGGCCCAGTATCAGCAGACCGCCGCCGGCTCGGCGCGGGACATGATGCGCATGGTCAACGACATCCTGGCGCTGACCGAGCTGCAGGCCGGCAAGCTCTACCCGCGACGCGAGCCCTTCAGCCTGCGCGGGCTGTTCGACGGGCTGCTGGCGCAGTACGCGCCGCGAGCCGAGGACAAGGGCCTGCGTTTCACCTTGGAGCTGGACGAGAGCCTGCCGGATACCCTGGAGGGCGATGCCGGCAAGCTGGGCCAGAGTCTCGGTTACCTGCTCGACAATGCCATCAAGTTCACCGCTGCCGGCGAGGTCAGCCTGCGGGTCGGACGCGGCGCTGAGCCGGGCGAAGGGCTGCCGTTGAGCATCGAGGTGCGCGATACCGGCGTGGGCTTCGGCGAGTCCCAGGATGCGACCCTTTATCAGAGCTTCCAGCAGCTGGATGGCTCGATGACCCGCGAATATGGCGGCCTGGGCATCGGCCTGGCGATCTGCCGGCAGCTGGTCGAGCTGCTCGGCGGGCGCCTCAGGCATGAGTCGCAGCCCGGCCTGGGCAGTCGTTTCCGTCTCGACCTGGAGCTGGCCCTGCCGGTGCAGCGGGCTGCGCAGGCGAGCCCGCTGCGGCGCCTCAACGCCCAGGCCGTGCGCCGCCCCGAGCAGTGCACCGTGCTGGTGGTGGAGGACAACGCGATCAACCAGCTGGTGACCCGCGGCATGCTGCTCAAGCTCGGTTACCGGGTGCGCACCGCCGACAACGGCGCCGAGGCCCTCGAGGTGTTGCGCCGCGAAACCGTGGATGCGCTGCTGCTCGATTGCCAGATGCCGGTGATGGACGGATTCGCCACCTGTCGGGCGCTGCGCGCCCTTCCGGGCTGTGCCGAGCTGCCGGTGCTGGCGATCACCGCCCACAGCCACAGCGGCGACCGCGAGCGCTGCCTGGCCGCCGGCATGAACGACTACCTGGCCAAGCCGGTGAAGTTCGAGGCGCTGCGCCTGCTGTTGCATGAGTGGGTCCTCAGCCGACGGCCGGAATCGGAGGCGGAAGCCGCCAGCAGGGCGCAGTCGTCCTGA
- a CDS encoding TetR/AcrR family transcriptional regulator, producing MSDPAAVLTLERNQALRERILACALARVSAGGFAALTMQALAEDVGIATGSLYRHFRSKGELAVEVFAAASQRELDALAAVLAGPGRPSARLAAGLRQFAGRAWNSRRLAFALIAEPVDPQVDEQRLLYREAYAELFVGLLEEGMATGEFRLTDAGLVAACLVGAIAESLVGPLSPPARAAREAGRLTQDLGDVSQSLVTFCLRAVGAEEPQP from the coding sequence ATGAGCGACCCTGCCGCCGTATTGACCCTCGAGCGCAACCAGGCGCTGCGCGAGCGCATTCTCGCCTGCGCCCTGGCGCGCGTCAGCGCCGGCGGTTTCGCCGCCCTGACCATGCAGGCCCTGGCCGAGGACGTGGGCATCGCCACTGGCAGCCTGTACCGCCACTTTCGCAGCAAGGGTGAGCTGGCCGTCGAGGTGTTCGCCGCCGCCAGCCAGCGCGAATTGGATGCCCTGGCCGCCGTCCTGGCCGGCCCCGGCCGGCCGAGCGCGCGGCTGGCCGCCGGCCTGCGCCAGTTTGCCGGCCGCGCCTGGAACAGCCGCCGTCTGGCCTTCGCCCTGATTGCCGAACCGGTCGATCCGCAGGTCGACGAGCAACGCCTGCTCTACCGCGAGGCCTATGCCGAGTTGTTCGTCGGTCTGCTGGAAGAGGGCATGGCCACCGGTGAGTTCCGCCTGACCGATGCCGGCCTGGTCGCCGCCTGCCTGGTCGGCGCCATCGCCGAGTCCCTGGTCGGGCCGCTGTCGCCGCCGGCCCGGGCGGCCCGCGAGGCCGGACGCCTTACTCAGGACCTGGGCGACGTCAGCCAGAGCCTGGTCACCTTCTGCCTGCGCGCCGTCGGCGCCGAGGAGCCACAACCGTGA
- a CDS encoding acyl-CoA dehydrogenase family protein has translation MKPNLLAETHEVLNQVPPLDGVNLYRIDQPLQEWTRHYQGGWAEARIDAYGALAGGELMAAGFLANENKPVFKSHDRYGHRIDLIEFHPAYHQLMRAAIEHGIPSMPWTEPRAGAQVARAAMSYLHSQAEAGSGCPLTMTFASVPALRLQPDLADAWLPKILSTRYDPRNLPIEQKGGATIGMAMTEKQGGTDVRANTTRAYPVGAGGPGQAYELVGHKWFCSAPMCDAFLTLAYTDKGLTCFLLPRHRPDGTRNAFYIQRLKNKLGNWSNASSEVEYRGALAWMVGEEGRGVPTIIEMVALTRFDCMVGSSALMRQALTQAAHHCAHRQVGGRVLNEQPLMQNVLADLALESEAALALTLRMGRALDRPEDEQESKFARLVTAVGKYWICKRAPAMINEAAECMGGAGYVEDSILPRLYREAPVNSTWEGSGNVQCLDVLRALAKEPGVLDALFAELGDGHGDARLRAHIQGLQAAFADKADIQYRARQLTEDVALALQAKLLLEAGNAAVSDAFIASRLGQGGRVYGTLPRGLDAQALLARSTPHLV, from the coding sequence GTGAAGCCGAACCTGCTTGCCGAAACCCATGAGGTGCTCAACCAGGTACCGCCGCTGGACGGCGTCAACCTCTACCGTATCGACCAGCCGTTGCAGGAGTGGACGCGTCACTATCAGGGCGGCTGGGCCGAGGCGCGGATCGACGCCTACGGCGCCCTGGCCGGCGGCGAGCTGATGGCCGCGGGTTTTCTCGCCAACGAGAACAAGCCGGTGTTCAAGAGTCATGACCGCTACGGCCATCGTATCGACCTGATCGAGTTCCACCCGGCCTACCATCAGCTGATGCGCGCCGCCATCGAGCACGGCATACCCTCCATGCCCTGGACCGAACCGCGCGCCGGGGCCCAGGTGGCGCGCGCGGCCATGAGTTACCTGCACAGCCAGGCCGAAGCGGGCAGCGGTTGCCCGCTGACCATGACCTTCGCCAGCGTGCCGGCGTTGCGGCTGCAGCCGGATCTGGCCGATGCCTGGCTGCCGAAGATCCTCTCGACCCGCTACGACCCGCGCAACCTGCCGATCGAGCAGAAGGGCGGGGCGACCATCGGCATGGCCATGACCGAGAAGCAGGGCGGCACCGACGTGCGCGCCAACACCACCAGGGCCTACCCGGTCGGTGCCGGCGGTCCGGGCCAGGCCTACGAGCTGGTTGGCCACAAGTGGTTCTGTTCGGCGCCGATGTGCGACGCCTTCCTCACCCTGGCCTACACCGACAAGGGCCTGACCTGCTTCCTGCTGCCGCGCCACCGTCCGGACGGCACGCGCAACGCGTTCTACATCCAGCGCCTGAAGAACAAGCTGGGCAACTGGTCCAACGCCTCCAGCGAGGTGGAGTACCGCGGCGCCCTGGCCTGGATGGTCGGTGAAGAGGGCCGCGGCGTGCCGACCATCATCGAGATGGTGGCGCTGACCCGCTTCGACTGCATGGTCGGTTCCAGTGCGCTGATGCGCCAGGCCCTGACCCAGGCCGCGCATCATTGCGCCCACCGCCAGGTGGGGGGGCGGGTGCTGAATGAGCAGCCGCTGATGCAGAACGTGCTGGCCGACCTGGCCCTGGAAAGCGAGGCGGCCCTGGCCCTGACCCTGCGCATGGGCCGGGCCCTGGACCGGCCCGAGGACGAGCAGGAGAGCAAGTTCGCGCGCCTGGTCACCGCGGTGGGCAAGTACTGGATCTGCAAGCGCGCCCCGGCGATGATCAACGAGGCCGCCGAGTGCATGGGCGGCGCCGGCTACGTCGAGGACAGCATCCTGCCGCGGCTGTACCGCGAGGCGCCGGTCAACTCGACCTGGGAAGGCTCGGGCAACGTGCAGTGCCTGGATGTGCTGCGGGCCCTGGCCAAGGAGCCCGGGGTGCTGGATGCGCTGTTCGCCGAACTGGGCGACGGCCACGGCGATGCCCGCCTCAGGGCGCATATCCAGGGGTTGCAGGCGGCCTTCGCCGACAAGGCCGATATTCAGTACCGCGCCCGTCAGCTGACCGAGGACGTGGCCCTGGCGCTGCAGGCCAAGCTGCTGCTGGAAGCCGGCAATGCCGCGGTGTCCGATGCCTTTATCGCCAGTCGCCTGGGCCAGGGCGGGCGGGTCTATGGCACCTTGCCGCGGGGACTGGATGCACAGGCCCTGCTGGCGCGCAGCACGCCCCATCTGGTCTGA
- a CDS encoding PaaI family thioesterase, whose protein sequence is MHGGYTATLFDAALGLAVYSAAEPDAVYVTASLEVTYLRPLDAQAVPLSVEAQLLHRDGRQVMAEASLQDCQGRLCARASARFTQPLDPGAAPRSQTDGESTVE, encoded by the coding sequence GTGCACGGCGGCTACACGGCCACGCTGTTCGATGCCGCACTGGGACTGGCGGTCTATTCGGCCGCCGAGCCCGACGCGGTCTACGTGACGGCCAGCCTCGAGGTGACCTACCTGCGGCCGCTCGACGCGCAAGCGGTGCCGCTGAGCGTCGAGGCGCAGCTGCTGCATCGCGACGGCCGTCAGGTGATGGCCGAAGCCTCCTTGCAGGACTGCCAAGGGCGCCTCTGCGCCCGGGCGAGCGCGCGCTTCACCCAACCGCTTGACCCCGGGGCGGCCCCGAGGTCGCAGACTGACGGCGAATCCACAGTGGAGTAG
- a CDS encoding DUF3703 domain-containing protein, producing MTRQQVFLDEYRQAREKRAAGDSRGELQHLERAHILGQPRFVDHLRSHLWLLAWAWRQRDWAELAAQLLRLPGSLGSLFGLYPLGNPGTRRVGALTAQPLPDDLKALLP from the coding sequence ATGACCCGCCAGCAAGTCTTCCTCGACGAGTACCGCCAGGCCCGGGAGAAACGCGCCGCCGGCGATAGCCGCGGCGAGCTGCAGCATCTGGAGCGCGCCCATATTCTCGGCCAGCCGCGTTTCGTCGATCATCTGCGCAGCCACCTGTGGCTGCTGGCCTGGGCCTGGCGGCAGCGCGACTGGGCGGAGCTCGCCGCGCAATTGTTGCGCCTGCCCGGCAGCCTCGGCTCGCTGTTCGGCCTCTATCCCCTCGGCAACCCCGGAACCCGGCGAGTGGGTGCCTTGACGGCGCAGCCGCTGCCGGACGACCTGAAGGCCCTGCTGCCTTGA
- the amn gene encoding AMP nucleosidase, with protein MNPSSEDFIVAHSAEEAVDRLAALHEQATAGLSQALKRYLKARIKPDAEQHHQFRYPELRLTYQGQGEAPASVRAFAKVQIPGTYSVTVTQPAAFRKYLLEQLRPLMQDFTVQVEVGISQQNIPYPYVVEQGDELAGSGVTAAELARVFPSTDLSAATDGTADGLNDWENTDPLPLALFDAARVDFSLRRLVHYTGSDWRHVQPWILLTNYHRYVDQFIRHGLDVLVGDSRFVRMVLPGNVVIERGMAEGEMQAIIETVVWHRYQMPAYHLQAADGDGITLVNIGVGPSNAKNITDHLAVLRPHCWLMIGHCGGLRQSQTIGDYVLAHAYMRRDGILDRVLPPNIPLPALAEVQQALQEAARQVTGEQGDELKKRLRTGTVLTYDDRNWELRWAQERPLINLSRAVAVDMESGTIAAQGYRLRVPYGTLLCVSDKPLHSEIKLPGAAGAFYERAVTQHLHIGIAALDLLRSQLNSLHSRKLRSFDEPPFR; from the coding sequence GTGAACCCCAGCTCCGAAGACTTCATCGTCGCCCACAGCGCGGAGGAGGCGGTGGACCGTCTGGCCGCCCTGCACGAGCAAGCCACCGCCGGCCTGAGTCAGGCGCTCAAGCGCTACCTCAAGGCGCGCATCAAGCCCGACGCCGAGCAGCACCACCAGTTCCGCTATCCCGAACTGCGCCTGACCTACCAGGGCCAGGGTGAAGCGCCGGCCAGCGTGCGCGCCTTCGCCAAGGTCCAGATACCTGGCACCTACAGCGTCACCGTGACCCAGCCGGCGGCGTTCCGCAAATACCTGCTGGAGCAGCTGCGGCCGCTGATGCAGGACTTCACCGTGCAGGTGGAGGTGGGCATCAGTCAGCAGAATATTCCCTACCCTTATGTGGTCGAGCAGGGCGATGAACTGGCCGGTTCCGGGGTCACCGCCGCCGAGCTGGCGCGGGTCTTCCCCAGTACCGATCTGTCGGCCGCCACCGACGGCACCGCCGACGGCCTGAACGACTGGGAGAACACCGACCCGCTGCCGCTGGCGCTGTTCGACGCGGCGCGGGTCGATTTCTCCCTGCGCCGTCTGGTGCATTACACCGGCAGCGATTGGCGCCACGTGCAGCCGTGGATCCTGCTGACCAACTACCACCGCTACGTCGACCAGTTCATCCGCCACGGCCTGGACGTGCTGGTCGGTGACTCGCGTTTCGTGCGCATGGTGCTGCCGGGCAATGTGGTGATCGAGCGCGGCATGGCCGAGGGCGAGATGCAGGCGATCATCGAGACGGTGGTCTGGCACCGCTACCAGATGCCGGCCTACCACCTGCAGGCCGCCGACGGCGATGGCATCACCCTGGTCAACATCGGCGTCGGCCCGTCCAACGCCAAGAACATCACCGACCACCTGGCGGTGCTGCGCCCGCACTGCTGGCTGATGATCGGCCACTGCGGCGGCCTGCGCCAATCGCAGACCATCGGCGATTACGTGCTGGCCCACGCCTATATGCGCCGCGATGGCATCCTCGACCGGGTGCTGCCGCCGAACATTCCGCTGCCGGCTCTGGCCGAGGTGCAGCAGGCGCTGCAGGAGGCGGCCCGGCAGGTCACCGGCGAGCAGGGCGACGAGCTGAAGAAGCGCCTGCGCACCGGCACCGTGCTGACCTACGACGACCGCAACTGGGAGCTGCGCTGGGCCCAGGAGCGCCCGTTGATCAACCTGTCGCGGGCGGTGGCGGTGGACATGGAGAGCGGCACCATCGCCGCCCAGGGCTATCGCCTGCGGGTGCCCTACGGCACCCTGCTGTGCGTCTCGGACAAGCCGCTGCACAGCGAGATCAAGCTGCCCGGAGCGGCCGGCGCCTTCTACGAGCGGGCGGTGACCCAGCACCTGCATATCGGCATCGCCGCCCTGGACCTGCTGCGCAGCCAGCTCAACTCGCTGCACTCGCGCAAGCTGCGCAGCTTCGACGAGCCGCCGTTCCGCTAG